One part of the Arabidopsis thaliana chromosome 4, partial sequence genome encodes these proteins:
- a CDS encoding zein-binding protein (Protein of unknown function, DUF593) (Protein of unknown function, DUF593; FUNCTIONS IN: molecular_function unknown; INVOLVED IN: biological_process unknown; LOCATED IN: endomembrane system; EXPRESSED IN: 20 plant structures; EXPRESSED DURING: 9 growth stages; CONTAINS InterPro DOMAIN/s: Protein of unknown function DUF593 (InterPro:IPR007656); BEST Arabidopsis thaliana protein match is: Protein of unknown function, DUF593 (TAIR:AT1G04890.1).), protein MRCQEVKSWTFKGLVAAFIDLSVAFSLLCASFIVYVTSKFLGLFGLDLPCPCDGLYSECFQESLRNLPVKKISSVQRSVKNRTPFDSILYNGGKKRKCERRRVQLEDEVSSTTPSVGKFENKASGFDLLTAQSLKKGSFKVKSKRLSFHRSPYGFKNHYQSCLGLKSFEGSYDENDPLLVNSNDSGKALEDVSLRKSVSLSSVGCGVGEGACSSPGMVQRTVEMSEQVLGEERAARASLALELEKERNAAASAADEALGMILRLQEEKASIEMEARQYQRMIEEKSAFDAEEMSILKEILLRREREKHFLEKEVDTYRQMFLETEQPHNTPDSKPAQIERLQTPQQITEPWDDMETVNVSSGFEIFTNQMDNTECDQSRSEPFDALSDIELKEREEGETLYAELVSRTSDIAVSKKLCEDPHDIDCHVHDIHVVTDEDNKGQLNVPSDHATQDLKLDRSQSVSDTSYAFPQGKSNMSTNMRRNSMSAIDYERLKIESEVGLLRGRLRAVQKGREKISFSSKDQSKSQVQRCGDKTSRFWEARRSGHLDSSSPSSTMVKAMSMPLDLHSA, encoded by the exons ATGCGTTGCCAGGAGGTAAAATCATGGACATTTAAAGGTTTAGTGGCTGCGTTTATCGATCTTTCCGTTGCGTTTTCGCTACTTTGCGCATCGTTTATCGTTTATGTAACATCGAAGTTCCtcggtttatttggtttagaCCTACCATGTCCTTGTGATGGTCTATACAGTGAGTGTTTTCAAGAGAGTTTAAGGAATCTTCCGGTTAAAAAGATCTCTTCTGTTCAAAGATCTGTTAAAAATAGAACACCTTTTGATTCAATTCTGTATAATGGtggaaagaagagaaaatgtgAGCGTAGACGTGTTCAGTTGGAAGATGAGGTATCTAGTACTACTCCTTCTGTTGGAAAGTTTGAGAATAAGGCTTCAGGGTTCGATCTTTTAACTGCGCAAAGTTTGAAAAAAGGAAGCTTTAAAGTTAAGAGTAAGCGGCTTAGCTTCCATAGGTCGCCGTATGGTTTCAAGAACCATTACCAAAGTTGTTTAGGCCTTAAGAGCTTTGAGGGATCATATGATGAAAATGATCCTCTTCTTGTGAACTCCAAtg ATAGTGGAAAAGCATTGGAGGATGTGTCGTTGCGGAAAAGTGTTTCACTAAGTTCTGTTGGGTGTGGAGTGGGAGAGGGTGCATGCAGTTCCCCTGGTATGGTACAGAGGACGGTTGAGATGTCAGAACAAGTGCTTGGGGAAGAACGAGCTGCACGTGCTTCGTTAGCTCTTGAacttgagaaagagagaaatgctGCTGCATCTGCTGCAGATGAGGCTTTAGGTATGATATTACGGTTGCAAGAAGAAAAGGCGTCGATAGAGATGGAAGCTAGGCAATATCAGCGGATGATAGAAGAAAAGTCTGCTTTTGATGCGGAAGAGATGAGTattcttaaagaaattttgCTTAGGAGGGAGAGGGAGAAACATTTTCTGGAGAAGGAAGTTGATACCTACAGGCAAATGTTTCTTGAGACTGAGCAACCTCACAATACTCCAGATTCTAAACCAGCTCAAATCGAAAGATTGCAGACGCCGCAACAGATTACTGAACCATGGGATGACATGGAGACTGTGAATGTCTCTTCTGGATTTGAGATCTTCACTAATCAGATGGACAATACTGAGTGTGATCAGTCAAGAAGTGAGCCATTTGATGCCCTGAGTGATATAGAactgaaagaaagagaggaaggTGAAACTTTATATGCAGAACTAGTATCAAGAACTAGCGACATTGCTGTTTCTAAGAAGCTTTGTGAGGACCCTCACGACATTGATTGTCATGTACATGACATCCATGTAGTGACTGATGAAGATAACAAGGGGCAACTGAATGTTCCTTCTGACCATGCCACTCAGGATCTGAAACTGGACAGATCACAAAGTGTTTCAGATACAAGTTATGCATTTCCACAAGGGAAAAGTAACATGTCTACCAATATGCGAAGAAATTCAATGTCAGCTATTGACTATGAAAGACTGAAAATAGAGAGTGAAGTTGGGTTGCTGAGAGGTCGGTTAAGAGCTGTACAAAAGGGAAGAGAGAAGATCAGTTTTTCTTCCAAAGATCAGAGCAAATCGCAGGTACAGCGTTGTGGAGATAAAACAAGCCGGTTTTGGGAGGCTAGAAGATCTGGACATCTTGACTCTTCTAGCCCTTCATCCACAATG GTAAAGGCTATGTCTATGCCACTGGACCTGCATAGTGCTTGA